Proteins co-encoded in one Setaria viridis chromosome 9, Setaria_viridis_v4.0, whole genome shotgun sequence genomic window:
- the LOC140221373 gene encoding beta-glucuronosyltransferase GlcAT14A-like — protein sequence FSCLIYFLRLLLPAFASAGAAVPSLVRVLHLGVLRAAGRAARLLAALLPHVRLLRLRRRGAAIPDLVRVLHLGVLGDAGLLAALYHPANSYLLHLDREAPAGEHRWLAELVSGRGVYATVGNVWIVGRPNLVTYRGPTVLTTTLHAVVLLLRLRRHWDWFVNLSTSDYPLVT from the coding sequence TTTTCTTGTCTAATCTATTTCCTCCGTCTGCTCCTCCCCGCgttcgcctccgccggcgccgcggtaCCTAGTCTCGTTCGCGTACTTCATCTCGGCGTCCTCAGGGCCGcgggccgcgcggcgcggctgcTAGCAGCGCTCCTCCCCCACGTCCGCCTccttcgcctccgccgtcgAGGCGCCGCGATACCCGATCTTGTTCGCGTACTTCATCTTGGCGTCCTCGGGGACGCGGGGCTGCTGGCGGCGCTGTACCACCCGGCCAACAGCTACCTGCTGCACCTGGACCGGGAGGCCCCCGCGGGGGAGCACCGCTGGCTGGCGGAGCTCGTGTCCGGGCGGGGCGTGTACGCGACCGTGGGCAACGTTTGGATCGTCGGCAGGCCGAACCTCGTCACCTACCGAGGCCCCACCGTGCTCACCACCACGCTGCACGCCGTCGTGTtgctgctccgcctccgccgccactggGACTGGTTCGTCAACCTCAGCACATCCGACTACCCGCTCGTCACCTAG